In one Balneolales bacterium ANBcel1 genomic region, the following are encoded:
- a CDS encoding Ig-like domain-containing protein, translating into MKSVSFVPALCFFLLILTKPAWSYHGETEKGERFPFSTDSTHITIWNGESYTPLFIKGINLGVAVPGTFPGQLAATRQDYRKWFRQIRDAGFNTLRIYTLHFPRFYEELKVFNEANPNHPLLLFQGVWLEEEVAGYNNDLYTLTDRFDGEIRENIRSVHGDTVIAERRGKAYGNYTADVSEWVIGYIIGREIHPQEILYTNENHASNTAFSGTYLSIEDVNASETWIVERMDYLLGFEWDHYQTQRPVSVSSWPTLDPLNHPFERNEHEVMASIRLRHLDFSAAPAGVFASYHAYPYYPNYISRDPKYTPFHDHMGQNSYLGYLTHLNRHYDRFPLIIAEFGGSSSWGVAQYAHNGIHHGGYSEREQGEANVRLLKNIAQAGTGGGIQFAWIDEWFKRTWITDPLDFDIERRIIWHNAAAAEQNFGLIGYRKPDAPLSRLETFCDGCPVESVDAGADFAYLKLQLNIPAHIGESDTVWVGLDTYERSLGESLLPNGVSVENRAEFVLMITNYKAELLVARAYDTFGIWHGVSGDDQLYRSVVSDGGHWNLVRWKNDDPGHEVQDIGSLRINRLDLPRASNDGVRLFDDRIEIRLPWHLLNITDPSRHQVLHDDRNTAETETRTSDGVALSISYGDFFAETSGRFKWAPWNHALEAEPYQKESYRIMKEYLPVLPGNPVANADIYEAGVGGPTIIPAESGVLANDLSLDGTRMQAVMSHPPEYGAVLLQEDGSFTYYPDDGFSGIDGFRYRVRAGANWSDPVGVTLRVEGQPTGRGFASIYPNPAPGNFTVTSPAVIDRIDIFSVLGQRLYTTEVNSNSTQIRLSDAPAGVYLVRIHSAREHTVRKLTLIP; encoded by the coding sequence ATGAAATCCGTTTCCTTCGTACCCGCGCTGTGCTTTTTCCTTTTGATACTGACGAAACCGGCATGGTCATATCACGGAGAAACCGAAAAGGGAGAGCGCTTTCCTTTTTCCACCGACAGTACACACATTACGATCTGGAATGGCGAGAGCTATACGCCGCTTTTCATCAAGGGAATCAATCTCGGTGTTGCCGTGCCCGGAACCTTTCCGGGTCAGCTTGCCGCCACCCGCCAGGATTACCGAAAGTGGTTCCGGCAGATCCGCGATGCGGGGTTCAATACCCTGCGGATATACACTCTTCATTTTCCAAGGTTCTACGAAGAACTGAAGGTTTTCAATGAGGCCAATCCGAACCATCCGCTGCTGCTGTTTCAGGGCGTATGGCTGGAAGAGGAGGTGGCCGGCTACAATAATGACCTTTATACTCTAACCGACCGGTTTGACGGGGAGATTCGTGAAAACATCCGCAGCGTACATGGTGATACGGTGATCGCGGAGCGCCGGGGAAAAGCCTATGGCAACTACACCGCCGATGTATCGGAATGGGTGATCGGCTATATCATCGGCCGGGAAATTCATCCGCAGGAAATTCTTTACACCAACGAAAACCATGCTTCAAACACGGCCTTTAGTGGCACATATCTCTCCATCGAAGATGTGAATGCCTCCGAAACCTGGATTGTAGAGCGCATGGACTATCTGCTCGGATTCGAGTGGGATCACTACCAGACACAGCGGCCGGTATCGGTTTCAAGCTGGCCGACACTCGATCCGCTTAACCATCCGTTCGAGCGGAACGAGCACGAAGTCATGGCCTCCATTAGGCTGCGCCACCTGGACTTCAGTGCTGCTCCCGCCGGAGTATTCGCTTCCTATCACGCCTATCCCTATTACCCGAATTACATCAGCCGCGACCCCAAATACACACCGTTTCACGATCACATGGGGCAGAACAGCTATCTCGGCTACCTCACCCATCTGAATCGTCATTATGACCGTTTTCCACTTATTATTGCCGAATTCGGCGGTTCTTCGAGCTGGGGAGTGGCACAGTATGCCCATAACGGTATCCACCACGGAGGGTATTCCGAACGGGAGCAGGGAGAAGCGAATGTGCGGCTCCTGAAGAATATCGCGCAGGCTGGCACGGGCGGCGGTATCCAGTTTGCCTGGATAGACGAGTGGTTCAAACGAACATGGATCACCGATCCATTAGACTTTGATATTGAACGCCGGATCATCTGGCACAATGCCGCTGCCGCCGAGCAAAATTTCGGGCTGATCGGGTATCGCAAGCCGGATGCGCCGCTGTCGCGACTGGAAACGTTCTGCGACGGCTGTCCGGTCGAAAGTGTTGATGCGGGGGCCGATTTCGCCTACCTGAAGCTGCAGCTCAATATCCCGGCACATATTGGTGAATCCGACACTGTATGGGTGGGGCTGGACACCTACGAACGCTCCCTGGGCGAATCCCTGCTGCCCAATGGAGTATCTGTTGAAAACCGGGCGGAATTTGTCCTGATGATCACCAATTACAAGGCGGAGCTGCTTGTTGCCAGAGCCTACGACACGTTCGGAATCTGGCATGGGGTATCAGGTGACGATCAGCTGTACCGCTCTGTGGTATCGGACGGCGGCCACTGGAATCTTGTACGCTGGAAAAACGATGATCCCGGGCATGAGGTGCAGGATATTGGCAGTCTCAGGATAAACCGCCTCGACCTTCCCCGCGCCAGCAACGACGGAGTCCGGCTTTTTGACGACCGTATCGAAATACGGCTTCCCTGGCATCTGCTGAATATTACAGATCCGAGCCGGCATCAGGTACTTCACGACGATCGCAATACGGCAGAAACCGAAACCCGTACCTCCGATGGTGTCGCCCTTTCCATTTCATATGGCGATTTTTTCGCCGAGACATCCGGCCGTTTTAAATGGGCGCCGTGGAATCACGCTCTGGAGGCTGAGCCGTACCAGAAAGAGTCCTATCGTATCATGAAGGAGTATTTGCCCGTACTTCCCGGAAATCCTGTTGCCAATGCCGATATCTATGAGGCAGGGGTCGGCGGCCCCACCATTATTCCCGCTGAATCAGGTGTGTTGGCCAATGACCTTTCACTGGACGGTACCAGAATGCAGGCAGTTATGTCACATCCGCCGGAATACGGGGCTGTGTTGCTGCAGGAGGACGGCAGTTTTACTTACTATCCGGATGATGGGTTCAGCGGCATTGACGGTTTCCGCTACCGGGTCAGGGCCGGGGCCAACTGGTCGGATCCGGTCGGGGTAACGCTCCGTGTTGAAGGACAGCCCACCGGCAGAGGATTCGCTTCCATCTACCCCAATCCCGCCCCTGGCAATTTCACGGTCACGTCTCCTGCGGTCATAGACCGTATTGACATCTTCTCGGTACTTGGGCAGCGGCTTTACACTACGGAAGTAAACAGCAACAGCACGCAGATCCGCCTGTCCGATGCTCCGGCGGGTGTGTACCTGGTCAGGATCCATTCGGCCCGGGAACACACAGTGCGAAAACTTACATTGATTCCGTAA